The DNA segment GTTCGACACGTTCGTTTCCAAGGTCATGCAGTTTTAAAACTCCATCTGAATTGCTGTGTGCAAATCGTTGTCTCAATCGCTGTCTTTACACTAGCCATAATTACACTTTACACTAGCCATATTAGTTGGTATAAGGCGTGGTAAGTTTGTCGGATGCAAAGTCTCTCTATAAACTCTCTTTATGATTTCCATGATCTTTGGTCGGATCAGTTGACCAAACGTCTGATTGGACAAAAGTATAGCACGTAACGTCTTCGATTGGAGACTTAGATTCGCTCATGGCTATAACGCTAGTCTACGAGAATTTCCGGGTACAGAATTCTTACTAtagttatgtttgtttagcGCGAGAAAATCTAAACCTTCATggctaaaaatttttatctttgaaAGAACAAGCGCATTTTCGATCTCGCAAGAGTTCTTCATCATGTTGGAAAATGTCCCTTTCTTCGAATTGGTTTCTAGATTGCGTGCTAGCTGCATAACCGGTGTGTTGTTTGCTTGATTCTTTCTGCAACATACGACGTTGGCGTTATCGATATTCCATTGTCCGATGCCTTCCACTGATGTAATGTACTGGTCACGTGATGAACTGGGGGATATCACAATCCGGTGCTGCTGTTATGTATCGGAATTTGCACAAGAAAGAGAACAACAAGATGCACGGTGAGTCAGTGACACGAGTCTGGCCTTGGACAAGGTGTTGTTCCTAATTGTTCCTGTTCTgtggacctggtggacagGTTTAAATTCGGGAAATACTACAGTGcgatacaaaaaaaaaaaaaaaaactccaaataaaaatgtgtggCAATTAGTGCTTTGCACAAAACTAGTTGGGTAATCTGGGCGCAAACGACGAGGAATCTGCGCCGGTTTTAAGTGGTGCAACTGTTTTCCTTACACCAGgatgaaaaatttgatatCGAATGCTCGttgaaaatgttctggttaATAATAGCAGCCttgttttataggatatctattGTCCAATCGTTCCTATCGAACGTGGAGTCGTGGTGCTTCATTTTTGTTCACTTCTCACGCCTGCCTTTTATGTCGTACTAGCCTATAACTTCGTATGATGCGCTAATTTTCTAGTGAAGAATTGCCGTTTTACCCTATATCAGTATAGGTACTTGTAGTATTACAAGTATTGCGTTGACGTGGTGCAACTTTTGGGAGCTTTTTAGGAGCAGCTCTAGCTTTACATTTATTGGTGCATGCTGTGAACCAACTTTCCAGTAGACTAGTAGGGCACCCCTACTTAAGTTGCCACTGAATTTCCTCAAAGCCTTGGCCTATATGTCACGAATGGTTTATTATATAAGGATAAACTTGCCCAGTGTTAAAGCATTGGTGTATAATTTTTCTCTTTAATtagctttaaaaatttcttgaatATTCCTAAACTAGGCATATAGGCTAGAGCCTACATAGTGGAAACCGGAAGGTATGGCACCTACATGCACGAAATTCATCAAaatgccaaacttttttatgttcATGTCGATTTATAATGGGACCAAGCTGGTCTGTATTTCATGGTTGGATTTGCCAAGATTTTGGTTTCGCAGGGGTGCACCTATTCAATCTTTCTCCAGTTTATTTCTAGACTAACACTTGGCaactataaattttaaattgagtTGTTTAGGGGCCGGATAAATTTTCATGgatttttattgaatgaccAATCGTTATGGCTTACAGAAATCTTTAACTTATTTTTCGAATAAGATGCATAGGGCTAGGTTGAAAAGCTTTTGGGAAAGAACTCTGCCACCAAAACGTAGCTTCTTTTAACCCCTTTGACTCAAAGGGACCAAGTTATAGTGTAATATTACCTTTCTGAGTCTAAAGAAATATTACATTAACATTAATGAAACATTAACGGTTTCTCATAgttcaaaatataaatttataaaattcaaacctAAAATCTGTAGGGTTCTAATTACTATGCCACAGCACTTAGTTTCTAagtatttattataaactttCACTGATAAACCTTACGATTTTTCACCTGTGGTAAATGGTGACCAGTAAACTAATTCACTTTGTTTTATAtacattttagttttacttgttCATCTCTACTATAATGTCATGTGCAAATTAATGAGTTTGAATTCttcagatttaaaaaaatggatCAGTTTATATTAGATTTAAAGCAGGAAAAGTTTAATGGTTCTTATGATCTTGCATATAAAGTTATAAACCATTTGCGAAAACTTATTAGCCAAACAAGATGGGCACATGCTAAGGAACTAATGGGAGTCATTCGAAAGGAAGGAAAGCAGCTAGTAGCTGCACAGCCATCGGAATATGTTATTGGAAATATGGTTCGTAGAGTCCTTAAAATTGTCCGTGAAGAGTATGTGAGATTACTTGGAAAGTCTGAGGAGTTTGCTAATACTGAATCCCTTCATAAGATGTTAACTTCAGCTGAAACTGAAGATGAAAAGTACATGAAATCTTTGAAAGAACTGAAAACAACTGTAATGGAAGCCGTTAGTGAATACATTGATGAAATGGATGCATCTATTCACAACATTGCTGCTCAAGCTATAGAGCACATCCATTCCAATGAAGTAATACTAACTATTGGAAAATCTCGAACTGTTGAAGCATTCCTTAAACAAGCAGCTAAGAAGAGAAAATTTCATGTGATAGTAGTGGAAGGAGCTCCCCTATATCATGGGCATGAGCTTGCTGCATCATTAGCCGCTCATAACATTGAAACAACAATTATTACCGATTCTGCAGTCTTTGCAATGATGTCCAGAGTCAATAAAGTAATAATCGGTACACATTCCGTTCTTGCTAATGGCGGGTTAAAGGCAGTCAGCGGTGCTCATATTGTAGCACAAGCTGCTTACCAGCATGCAGTGCCATTAATTGTGTTAGGTGCCATGTTTAAATTATGCCTGTTGCATTATTCGGACATAGGAGGTAGCGAGGCTACTTTCAACAGACTTGCTTCTCCTCATCGAGTTTTGGATTACTACAAAGCAGGTTCCCAGGATCTGTGTAATGTTCAAGTGTACTGCCCAACATTTGATTATGTTCCCCCAGAACTTGTAACATTGTTTATTTCCAACATTGGTGGAAACGCCCCATCGTACAT comes from the Clavelina lepadiformis chromosome 5, kaClaLepa1.1, whole genome shotgun sequence genome and includes:
- the LOC143459315 gene encoding translation initiation factor eIF2B subunit beta-like translates to MDQFILDLKQEKFNGSYDLAYKVINHLRKLISQTRWAHAKELMGVIRKEGKQLVAAQPSEYVIGNMVRRVLKIVREEYVRLLGKSEEFANTESLHKMLTSAETEDEKYMKSLKELKTTVMEAVSEYIDEMDASIHNIAAQAIEHIHSNEVILTIGKSRTVEAFLKQAAKKRKFHVIVVEGAPLYHGHELAASLAAHNIETTIITDSAVFAMMSRVNKVIIGTHSVLANGGLKAVSGAHIVAQAAYQHAVPLIVLGAMFKLCLLHYSDIGGSEATFNRLASPHRVLDYYKAGSQDLCNVQVYCPTFDYVPPELVTLFISNIGGNAPSYMYRLLSEMYHPNDHEL